In Terriglobia bacterium, the genomic window CAACCTCTGGCACTACAGGTCGGCATCGCAATCGCCGGTTCGCTCGTCTTCAATCTTTTCAGCGGTCTGGGGCTCGGGCTCGCCGCCGGCCTGGTTGCGGCCAGGATAGGAACGTCACCGGAACTCGCCGCGCAAAATCGGCGAAGGCCTGTTTTGATCGGTATCTCGGTTGGGCTATGCATGGCCGGCGCCGGAGCCCTCGCGCGGCAGGCGGCTCCGGTATTGGTTCCTGCATGGGGAAATCTCGCGGCCGCGTCCATGGCCGTACCGTTGGCCGGAGCTTCACTCGCGCCGCTCACTTCGTTTTTCAGCCAGGCGCTCCTATTGCTTTCGCTCATCTACACGCTGAAGCAGTGGCCCCGCGCAAATTGGATTTGGATTGTGGCGGGCCTGGCGCTGGCCGGAGCTTCAGGTATTGAGACGATAGTGTCGTGGCTGATTCTTGGCGCTGTCACAGCGATAGTTTTATTGATCTTTTATGCGCTGGTATTCCGGCACGCTCCGGAGCTGCTGATCATCACTGTGGCAGCTCTGTCCATTCTCTCGACACTGCGTGATGGGTTCCAACGCGCATCTCCCGCCGGATTGCCGGGTTCGATCATCGCGGCCATCGTCATCGGAATCGTAAGCGGGGTGTGGTATTCGAGCTCCCGGAGGCAGCCGCCTGCCCCTTTGACATTTCAGAGCTAACCCTATTAAAATCCAGTCTCTTAAATGAGTCAAACGCCCAATAAGACCAGAGCCGTGGTTTTAATGAGCGGCGGGATGGACAGCTGTGTCACCGCCGCCATTGCCGCTCAAGAGTATGAAATCGCGGCTCTCCATGCCAGTTACTGCCAACGGACGGAAGCCCGTGAGCTCCTGTCGTTTCAGCATCTTGCGGATCATTTTGGGGCGTTTACGCGGCTTGCGGTGAGGCTCGATCACTTCCGGGCGATAGGCGGTTCCAGCTTGACCGATTCGAGTATGAACATCCGGAACGCGGACCTCGCCAGCGATGACATTCCGAACACATATGTGCCTTTTCGGAATGCGCATTTTTTGTCGATCGCCACGTCATGGGCCGAGGTCCTGGGGGCAAATAAAATTTTCATTGGAGCCGTCTGGGAAGACAGCTCCGGATATCCGGACTGCCGGCCCGAATACTACGAAGCTTTTAACCAGGCGATCCGGGCGGGCA contains:
- the queC gene encoding 7-cyano-7-deazaguanine synthase QueC, with protein sequence MSQTPNKTRAVVLMSGGMDSCVTAAIAAQEYEIAALHASYCQRTEARELLSFQHLADHFGAFTRLAVRLDHFRAIGGSSLTDSSMNIRNADLASDDIPNTYVPFRNAHFLSIATSWAEVLGANKIFIGAVWEDSSGYPDCRPEYYEAFNQAIRAGTRPSSNILIETPLIHLSKREIVQKGLELGAPFHLTWSCYCDSDTACGVCDSCALRLRAFQESGIDDPIGYANRPEYARI